The Deinococcus aerophilus genomic interval CCGGTGGCATTTTCGGTTGTCACAAACAGAAAGTGTCCCCTACCGGGGACGCTTTCTCATACTTTGTGTCAGGCCGTCAGCCGCGCTGACCTCAAAGCTCAGCCCCAGCGCCCCAACCTCTGCATTGGGATCACGGCCGCTGACCAGGGCGTAGGCGGCACGCTCCGGCGTCAGGTAGGTGTCCATCACGCGCTTGAGGTCGGCAAGCTGCACGGCCAGCAGGCGGGTCTTATATGCCTGCTGCACCTCGGGCGTGTAGCCGGCCTGGTCGCCAAAGAAACGCAGGCGGCCCACCGTATCGGGGCTGGTCAGCGGGTCGAGCATCTTGCTGGACGCCAGGATCGCCTCGGTGACCTCGCGCTCTCCCAGAGCGCTGTCGAGGAACTGACGGGCGTCGCGGAACACCTGATAGGTGCGGGCGATGTGCGGGTCGCGGTAGCTGGTCATGGCGAAGACCCCCTCACGCGGATCGAAGGAGGCGCCGCCGCCATACGCACCGCCCTTCTCCCGCAGTTCCTTGAGCAGGTATTCGCTTCTCAGCAGGCGTGAAAGCACCAGCAGCGCGGGGCTGTCGGGGTGGGTGTACGGCACGGTCTCGAAGGCCACGGCGTTGAAGGCCACCGGCGTATCGGTGGTGCGGGCCTGTGGGGCCTTCGCACGCAGGTCGGGCTGCGGGCGGCCCACCGCGGCGTCTCCGGTGAACAGCTCGGTCAGCGGCGACAGGTCAAGGTCGAGGTCCCCCTCGGTGGCGGTCAGGCACAGCACGGGCACTCCGGCAAGCAGCAGGTCATGAATCCGCCCGAAGCGGTCGAGCAGTTCCTGCAGGCCTCCCCCCTCCACAATGGCCTTGAGGCTGGCCAGCGCACTCAGGCCGCCCCAGACCTCGCCGATGGCCCCGGCGGGACTGACCTGGGCGGCGGCCAGCCGCTCGGCGTAGGTGTTGCCCGACTGCACCACGCTCGCCTTGAGGCCCGACAGCCGCTGCTTGAGCAGTTGCTCCAGCCGTTCCAGGGTAAATCTGGGGGCAGCGATGACCGCACGCAGCACCTCCACCAGCGCGTCCCCGTTGCGGGCCAGGGCCTTGCCGCTGAAGGTCAGGCTCATGCGCAGGGCCCGCAGATCGTCGGGGCGTACCCCGGTGCCCACGCTGGCGCTGACGCCGCCGGTCACGGCCTCGATGCGTCGGGTCAGGGCCACGTAATCCATGTCCGCCGCGCCGCTTTTCGTCACGGCAAAGGCGTACAGCGGCAACGTGTCCAGCAGGTCGGCCGGCACCTCGGGCAGCCGCACCTGCACGTCCAGATAGCTCAGGCCTCCGGTGGGCTGGGGCACGCGGGCCACCGTGGCCCGGCCCATCTCCTCGGTGTCGTAGGGCACCGGGGGCACGCTGGCGGGCACGTCGGACAGGGCCAGGGTGGGCAGCACGTCCGGATCGCTGTCCTGCGCCTGCAGCTCCTGGAGGCGCAGGCTCTCGGCCACGATGCGCGCCCGGTCCTCGTCGGTGAAGTCGGCGCTGAGACGCTCCACCAGCTCGCGCTCCTCCTGCTCCATCCGGACCACCAGTTCGGGATCGGGAGCCAGTTCCAGCGTGACGCGGTGGGTATTGCCCAGCAGTTCGCGCTCAATCATGGGTTCAAAGACCCGGCCCGCGGCCAGGTCGGTACGCAGCCGCTCCAGTTCAGCGTCCAGGCGCAGCCCAGTCACGGGGTCGCCGCCGTTCAGCCACGGCCCCAGCATGCGGAACATCACGCCCAGGGCGTACGGAAAGCCCGAGTTGCTGACCTCCTTCTGCCCGATCTCGAACTGGTGCAGGCTGCTCTCGATCAGCTCGGGATCGATGCCCTCCTGCACGATGGCGCGCAGGGTGTCCAGCACCAGCGTTTCCACCGGTTCCAGCTGTCCGGCCCCCAGCCCCTTGAGACCGACCGCGAAAGCTCCCTCGCGGAACGAGTCGCGGTAACCGCTGAGGTCGGCCAGCGCGCTGCCCAATCCGGACTCGATCAGGGGACGGGTCAGCGGCGCGCCCGCATTGCCCAGCAGCACGTCGCTGAGCACGCTCCAGCGTAGGTTCGCGTCCGCGTCGCTGCTCAGCCCCAGCTTCCACATCACGCTGACCTGGGTGCCGCGCTCCGTGTCGCTGCCCGGGTATTCCACACGTTCCTGGCGCGGCGCGTCGAAGGGAGTCTGGTCGGGAATGCTCACGTCCAGCGTCTGGGCGCTGAAGCGCGACATCACATGCGCCTCGATCTCGTCCAGAATCCGCGAGAGCGGCAGTTTGCCGTAACTGTAAAAGTAGGCGTTGCTGGGGTGGTAGTGCGCGGCGTGGAAGGCCCGCAGGTTGTCGTAGGTCAGGGCCGGGATGTCGTTCGGCGCGCCGCCGCTGTTGTTGGCGTAGGTGAGGTCCGGATACAGCGCCTTGCCAAAGGCCCGCCACATCACCGCGCCCGCCGAGGCCATCGCGCCCTTCATCTCGTTGTACACCACGCCCTGCAGCTTCAGTTCGGTGGTGGGATCGTCGGGCGTCTCGAACTCAAAGCGGTGGCCGTCCTGCCGGAAGCTCTCGTAGCGCATTAGCGGAAAGAAGGTGGCGTCCAGATACACGCCCAGCAGGTTGAAATAGTCCTTCTCGTTGCGCGTGGAAAAGGGGTAGGTGGTCCAGTCGTTGCTGGTCATCGCGTTCATGAAGGTGTTCAGGCTGCGCGGCAGCATCGCGAAGAAGGGATCGGGCACCGGGTACTTCTGGCTGCCCATCAGCACGATGTGTTCGAGGATGTGCGCCACGCCGGTGCTGTCGCGCGGCACGGTCGGGAAGGTCACCCCAAAGGCGCTGTTGTCGTCGTCGCGGACCACGTGGGCATGTCTGGCTCCATTCTCGTGCGAGAGCAGAATCAGGTGGCCCTGCATCTCGGGCAGTTCCTCAACGCGGGTCACGGTGTAGCGGCCCAGGTGCTCGCCCGCGCGCGGCAGGGCAGCCAGTGTGGAAGCAGTCATGGCGGCCAGTCTAGCGCCGGCCCGCGCACCAACACGGCAAATCATGTGACACTCACCGCTCCCTGGGCCGGCGGCGAGTAAACTGCGTGACATGGCCCATCAACGCCGTTTTCCCTCTGCACTGGCCCTGGTGCTGGGCGCCGGGGTCCTGCTGGCCGGCTGTGGCCAGCCCGTGACCGACGCCTCCAACACCGGGGGCCGTGACGTTCTGTACTTCGCCGACAACGGAACGGGGCTGCCGGTGATGTATGTGGGTGAGGCGTACACCAACAACCTCAGCGTGGCAGGGGGAGCTGGCCCCTACACCCTGCGCGTGGTGGGCGGCACCCTGCCTCCCGGCGTCCGGCTCAGCGGACAGCAGCTCAGCGGTACGCCGACGACCAAGGGCACCTACAAGTTCACGCTGGAGGTCACTGACTCCACCCTGAGCACCCGCACGCGCGAGTACACCGTCAACGTCAATGAGCTGCCTCCCCTCTCGCTGGCCCCCACCCTGCCCGGCGGCGAGATCCGGGGCGAGACGCGCATTCCGGTGACCATCACCGCGCCCCGGACGGTGCGGGCCGCGCGGCTGAGCTGGGAATTGCCCGAGAAGGTCACGGTGACGCGGGTCCAGCCCACGGCGCAAAACGGCGTGCTGTTCTGGCAACAGACCGGGCGGATGCTCATCATGGACGTGGGCTTCAAGACCATTCCGCGCAGCGGCGAACGCATCGCCCTGATCAGCGTGAAACCCCAAAAGGCCGCCACCCTGACCGCGGCCACCCTGGGCTACGAGGCCCGCGACGGCGACGGCAAGCTGCTCTCCGAGAAGAAATTGCCCGAACCTCCCCGGACCGCCGCCACGCCGGCACCTCAGCAGGACACGGCCCCAGCGACCGGTCCAGCGCAGCCCACCCCTCCAGCCGCTCCGACGGACGCCGCGCCCAGCGACCCGGCGCCCTCCGCGGACCCGGCCCCTCCGGGCGAGACCACGCCGCCCGATCCCACCGCCCCCGAGACCCCCACGGACCCGGCGCCGGAAGACGGCGCGGGAGATCCCCCCTCGCCGGTCACGCCGCCCAAGTCGGGAGGACAGCCGTGACGCGCCGGGGCTGGAGACCGGGCCGCGCCGCGCTGAGTCACGCCGTGCTGGGCAGCGCCCTGTGGCTGGGGCTGCTGGGCACCGCGCCGGCCGGGGCCACCACCGCGCCGCCGCTCACGCTGGCGCAGCAGGTGGGCAAGGCCGAGGTCATCGTGCGGGCCAGGGTCGGCGCGGCAGTGAATGTCAAGGACGGCGAAATCACGTATCTGGCGTACCCGCTGACCCTGCTGGAGACCATCGCCGGAGACGCGGCCAGCCTGCCGCAGAACGAGGGGCAGCCTGCGCTGTTCTTCCTGCAGGGGGTCAACGATCTGCCGGAGGTGCGCGCCGGACAGGAGGTGATCGCGCTGCTGTATGCCCGCAAGCTCGACAGTCCGGTGGTCGGCTTTAACCAGGGGTGGTACGTCATCACGAATGGACAGGTCACGGCGGGCGACAAGGCCAGCCCCATCACCACGCCCGACCAGTTGCGGCAAGCCATCCGCGCCGCGCGGGAGGCCAAGTGAAGGGCCGGGTAAGCCGCCTGCTGTGCCTGCTCGTGGCCGCCTCCGCCCTGGGGGCCAGCGCCGCCACCGTCAAGCTGCGTCCCCAGGGCGACGAGCTGACCCGCGCCGTTCAGGCCGCGCTGGCGGCCATCAGCACCAAGGAGCTGCCGGTGACGCTGGACGCCTCCTCGGGGCCGGTGCTGGCGCTGGGGGGCACGGGAGCCAGCGCCGCGCCCTTCAATCCGGACCTGTCGGCGCGCACCATCACCCTCGGCGGCGAACGGCGCATCGAGTTCAATCCGGCCGGACCGCTGCCGCTGGCGCAGGCCGTGCAGCAGGAACTGGCCCGCGAGCTGGGCTTCGCCGAGTGGACCAGCGCCGCCGCGCGCACCCGCTTGAGCGGCGCGGACCTGAACGGCGACGGCCAGATTGATCTGACCGACCTCGCGATTCTGATGAGCAATTACGGCAAGAACACGTCGGTGGGCGACCTCAATCAGGACCGCAAGGTGGACGACGCCGACCTGCGCCTGTTCAGTACCCAGTACAAACCCCAGCCCAGCCGGCCTGAGGTCACG includes:
- a CDS encoding insulinase family protein, with the translated sequence MTASTLAALPRAGEHLGRYTVTRVEELPEMQGHLILLSHENGARHAHVVRDDDNSAFGVTFPTVPRDSTGVAHILEHIVLMGSQKYPVPDPFFAMLPRSLNTFMNAMTSNDWTTYPFSTRNEKDYFNLLGVYLDATFFPLMRYESFRQDGHRFEFETPDDPTTELKLQGVVYNEMKGAMASAGAVMWRAFGKALYPDLTYANNSGGAPNDIPALTYDNLRAFHAAHYHPSNAYFYSYGKLPLSRILDEIEAHVMSRFSAQTLDVSIPDQTPFDAPRQERVEYPGSDTERGTQVSVMWKLGLSSDADANLRWSVLSDVLLGNAGAPLTRPLIESGLGSALADLSGYRDSFREGAFAVGLKGLGAGQLEPVETLVLDTLRAIVQEGIDPELIESSLHQFEIGQKEVSNSGFPYALGVMFRMLGPWLNGGDPVTGLRLDAELERLRTDLAAGRVFEPMIERELLGNTHRVTLELAPDPELVVRMEQEERELVERLSADFTDEDRARIVAESLRLQELQAQDSDPDVLPTLALSDVPASVPPVPYDTEEMGRATVARVPQPTGGLSYLDVQVRLPEVPADLLDTLPLYAFAVTKSGAADMDYVALTRRIEAVTGGVSASVGTGVRPDDLRALRMSLTFSGKALARNGDALVEVLRAVIAAPRFTLERLEQLLKQRLSGLKASVVQSGNTYAERLAAAQVSPAGAIGEVWGGLSALASLKAIVEGGGLQELLDRFGRIHDLLLAGVPVLCLTATEGDLDLDLSPLTELFTGDAAVGRPQPDLRAKAPQARTTDTPVAFNAVAFETVPYTHPDSPALLVLSRLLRSEYLLKELREKGGAYGGGASFDPREGVFAMTSYRDPHIARTYQVFRDARQFLDSALGEREVTEAILASSKMLDPLTSPDTVGRLRFFGDQAGYTPEVQQAYKTRLLAVQLADLKRVMDTYLTPERAAYALVSGRDPNAEVGALGLSFEVSAADGLTQSMRKRPR
- a CDS encoding Ig domain-containing protein, with amino-acid sequence MAHQRRFPSALALVLGAGVLLAGCGQPVTDASNTGGRDVLYFADNGTGLPVMYVGEAYTNNLSVAGGAGPYTLRVVGGTLPPGVRLSGQQLSGTPTTKGTYKFTLEVTDSTLSTRTREYTVNVNELPPLSLAPTLPGGEIRGETRIPVTITAPRTVRAARLSWELPEKVTVTRVQPTAQNGVLFWQQTGRMLIMDVGFKTIPRSGERIALISVKPQKAATLTAATLGYEARDGDGKLLSEKKLPEPPRTAATPAPQQDTAPATGPAQPTPPAAPTDAAPSDPAPSADPAPPGETTPPDPTAPETPTDPAPEDGAGDPPSPVTPPKSGGQP